One window of the Zea mays cultivar B73 chromosome 3, Zm-B73-REFERENCE-NAM-5.0, whole genome shotgun sequence genome contains the following:
- the LOC100383468 gene encoding putative splicing factor 3A subunit 1 isoform X1 yields the protein MPAAMGTPILTLPAPDGNGTGGGDANQQLLQAPPKPPPPGAKTDPPATVATHTRTIGIIHPPPDIRVIIEKTATFVAKNGPEFERRIISLNQGNAKFNFLQPSDPYHAYYQHRVSEIAATPPSADGLSGAETDTAPAEAPASTPADGAAAVPADGAAVDTKADHSAPFRVVPPPKVLVPPKAELYTVRLPEGITGEELDIIKLTAQFVARNGKNFLTSLAQRESNNMQFHFIRPTHSMFPFFTELTDAYSRVLRPAEGVPALLKELREGSKDLTTVLERCLNRLEWDRSQEQARQQAEDEVEQERMQMSMIDWHDFVVVETIEFADDEYEGLPVPLTLEELKRQKRMENLGEEEAMDLTEPAKEVEMEMDEEEMQLVEEGMRAAQLEENDGGSQVNVAGDDETPMRIVKNYKRPEERIPAERDPTKFVVSPITGELIPISEMEEHMRISLIDPKYKEQKERMLAKIKETTLAPDDEISRNIVGLARTRPDIFGTTEEEVSNAVKAEIEKKKDEQPKQVIWDGHSGSIGRTATHALSQIQGGEEQFDASNVDGRPVPGPAPLVRPGMPLPRPPQPLPLVNVPRFIAPPAPYSVPPPGSHMPGVPQMMPHMHLHPQQIPGQPPMVRMPGQMVHMPTSIPPPPGQTQFMPGPPPHTFAMPPSSHMPHMINPIGIPQPPAPPLPPQPPAEEQPPPPDEPEPKRQRTDDGSLIPAEQFLAQHQGPASISVSVPNLDEGNLRGQVLQIPVQSLSDTVGSLKEQIAGELQLPANKQKLSVRTSFLKDNLTLAYYNVGPGVVINLTLRERGGRKK from the exons ATGCCCGCCGCCATGGGCACCCCCATCCTGACCCTCCCCGCACCGGATGGCAACGGCACCGGTGGCGGCGACGCCAACCAGCAGCTGCTGCAGGCGCCGCCAAAGCCTCCCCCTCCCGGCGCGAAGACGGACCCCCCGGCGACGGTGGCCACCCACACGCGCACCATCGGCATCATCCACCCTCCGCCCGACATCCGCGTCATTATCGAGAAGACGGCTACCTTCGTCGCCAAGAACGGACCCGAGTTCGAGCGCCGCATCATCTCCCTCAACCAGGGCAACGCCAAATTCAACTTCCTCCAGCCCTCGGATCCCTACCACGCCTACTACCAGCACCGCGTTTCCGAGATAGCCGCTACGCCGCCCAGCGCGGACGGCCTCTCGGGCGCGGAGACTGACACGGCTCCCGCCGAAGCGCCAGCGTCGACCCCGGCCGACGGCGCCGCCGCCGTACCCGCAGATGGCGCCGCTGTGGACACAAAGGCCGACCACTCCGCGCCCTTCCGCGTGGTGCCGCCGCCCAAGGTGCTGGTGCCACCCAAGGCGGAGCTGTACACGGTGCGGCTGCCCGAGGGTATCACAGGGGAGGAGCTAGACATCATCAAGCTGACCGCCCAATTTGTGGCGCGGAACGGGAAGAACTTCCTGACGAGCCTGGCACAGCGCGAGAGCAACAACATGCAGTTCCACTTCATCCGGCCCACGCACAGCATGTTCCCCTTCTTTACGGAGCTCACAGATGCGTACTCCAGGGTGCTGAGGCCGGCAGAGGGGGTGCCTGCACTGCTAAAAGAGCTGAGGGAGGGGTCAAAGGACCTGACTACAGTGTTGGAGAGATGCTTGAACCGGTTGGAGTGGGATCGGTCGCAGGAGCAGGCAAGGCAGCAGGCAGAGGATGAGGTTGAGCAGGAACGGATGCAAATGTCAATGATTGATTGGCATGATTTTGTTGTTGTGGAGACCATTGAATTTGCAGATGATGAGTATGAAGGGCTTCCTGTGCCACTTACATTGGAGGAATTGAAGCGTCAGAAGAGGATGGAGAACTTGGGAGAGGAGGAAGCCATGGATTTGACTGAACCTGCTAAGGAGGTTGAGATGGAGATGGATGAAGAGGAGATGCAACTTGTTGAAGAAGGAATGCGGGCAGCACAGCTTGAGGAGAATGATGGAGGATCACAAGTTAATGTTGCTGGTGATGACGAGACACCTATGAGGATTGTCAAGAACTACAAGAGGCCTGAGGAGAGGATTCCTGCCGAGAGAGACCCAACTAAGTTTGTTGTCTCACCGATAACTGGAGAGCTCATTCCCATCAGCGAGATGGAGGAACACATGCGCATCTCACTCATTGATCCCAAGTACAAGGAGCAGAAAGAGAGGATGTTGGCTAAGATCAAGGAAACTACCCTTGCACCTGATGATGAAATTTCACGGAACATTGTTGGTCTTGCTCGCACTCGCCCTGATATTTTTGGGACTACTGAGGAGGAGGTGTCTAACGCCGTCAAGGCAGAAATTGAGAAGAAAAAAGATGAGCAGCCAAAGCAGGTTATTTGGGATGGTCATTCTGGTAGCATTGGTCGCACTGCTACTCATGCATTATCTCAGATTCAGGGTGGTGAGGAACAGTTTGATGCTTCCAATGTTGATGGGAGACCTGTTCCTGGTCCAGCTCCACTTGTCCGACCTGGCATGCCGCTGCCCCGACCTCCTCAGCCACTTCCTCTTGTTAATGTTCCTCGTTTTATTGCTCCACCAGCACCATACTCTGTTCCACCCCCAGGTTCTCATATGCCTGGAGTTCCACAGATGATGCCTCACATGCATCTGCACCCACAGCAGATACCTGGGCAACCGCCGATGGTTAGGATGCCAGGTCAAATGGTTCATATGCCAACCAGCATTCCTCCGCCTCCTGGCCAAACTCAGTTTATGCCTGGTCCACCACCACACACATTTGCTATGCCCCCATCATCGCACATGCCACACATGATCAATCCCATTGGAATCCCTCAGCCTCCAGCACCCCCACTGCCTCCGCAACCTCCTGCTGAAGAGCAACCGCCTCCACCCGATGAACCCGAACCTAAGAGGCAGAGAACAGACGATGGTTCTCTTATCCCAGCTGAGCAGTTCCTTGCTCAGCATCAG GGTCCTGCTAGCATCTCTGTATCTGTACCCAACCTCGATGAAGGGAACTTGCGAGGCCAAGTTTTGCAGATTCCTGTTCAATCACTGTCAGACACAGTTGGTAGTCTGAAGGAGCAGATTGCTGGAGAGTTACAGCTCCCTGCTAATAAGCAGAAGCTGAGTGTGAGGACTAGTTTCCTCAAAGACAACCTTACTCTTGCTTACTACAATGTGGGTCCTGGAGTGGTGATCAATCTAACACTAAGGGAGCGTGGTGGGAGAAAGAAATGA
- the LOC100283567 gene encoding UBP1-associated protein 2A isoform X1 yields MGKKRKLEPKSAAGFTPVKASPTTRSATAKAAGLSEVLAPVEATMEKLPQGAGGEDVEEIEEVEVEEEVEVEEEEEGESDQASIQALLDSFPKDQLVELLRDAAIAHGDVLTTIRRVADADPAQRKIFVHGLGWDTTTDTLTEAFGPYGEIEDLKVVTDRNTGKCKGYGFILFRHRSGARAALREPQKKIGNRSTACQLASVGPVPGGAPNSAAPAPVQLQLPPVSEYTQRKIFVSNVGADIDPQKLLQFFARFGEIEEGPLGLDKVTGKPKGFALFVYKTIESAKKALEEPHKHFEGVMLHCQKAIDGPKPNKLGGAGGFFGAGASSGGKGFAGYGATSHSLPGTVGIVQPMSPLAPGLASLPGGISAAPGVDPALGQALTALLATQQGGGLSFNSILGVGANGSGLPPQGPTGALGGSSVQGMQGGYMGGYGGSGGYGGASSGGPGRHYMGH; encoded by the coding sequence ATGGGCAAGAAGCGGAAGCTCGAGCCCAAATCGGCGGCAGGGTTCACGCCGGTTAAGGCCTCCCCGACCACCAGGTCTGCCACCGCTAAGGCCGCTGGTCTATCcgaggtcctcgcccccgtcgaGGCTACGATGGAGAAGCTGCCGCAGGGGGCAGGCGGCGAGGATGTAGAGGAAATCGAGGAGGTGGAGGTCGAGGAGGAAGTGGAagtggaagaggaagaagaaggcgAGAGCGACCAGGCTTCGATCCAGGCGCTGCTGGATTCGTTCCCCAAGGACCAGCTCGTCGAGCTGTTACGCGACGCTGCCATCGCTCACGGCGACGTGCTAACCACCATCCGGCGCGTGGCCGACGCCGACCCGGCTCAGCGGAAGATCTTCGTACACGGCCTCGGCTGGGACACCACAACCGACACCCTCACCGAGGCCTTCGGCCCATACGGCGAGATAGAGGATCTCAAGGTCGTCACCGACCGCAACACGGGCAAGTGCAAGGGGTACGGGTTCATCCTCTTCCGTCACCGCTCCGGCGCCCGAGCTGCACTACGCGAGCCCCAGAAGAAGATTGGTAACCGCAGCACCGCCTGCCAGCTCGCCTCTGTTGGCCCTGTCCCTGGTGGTGCGCCCAACAGCGCTGCACCAGCCCCGGTTCAATTGCAGTTGCCACCAGTGTCAGAGTATACACAACGAAAGATATTTGTCAGCAATGTTGGTGCAGATATCGATCCGCAGAAATTGCTTCAGTTCTTTGCGAGGTTTGGTGAGATCGAGGAAGGCCCGCTTGGTCTTGACAAGGTCACTGGGAAACCCAAGGGATTTGCTCTTTTTGTCTACAAGACCATTGAAAGTGCCAAGAAGGCTCTTGAGGAGCCACATAAGCATTTTGAGGGAGTGATGCTGCACTGCCAGAAGGCGATTGATGGACCAAAGCCGAACAAATTAGGAGGAGCTGGAGGTTTTTTCGGTGCTGGAGCTTCAAGTGGGGGCAAGGGGTTTGCTGGTTATGGAGCTACTAGTCATTCTCTGCCCGGAACTGTTGGTATTGTCCAGCCAATGTCACCTCTGGCACCTGGATTGGCTTCATTGCCTGGTGGTATTTCTGCTGCCCCAGGTGTGGATCCTGCTCTGGGGCAGGCCTTGACAGCTTTGCTtgccacccagcaggggggtgggCTGAGTTTTAATAGCATTCTGGGGGTCGGTGCTAATGGATCGGGGTTGCCTCCGCAGGGGCCAACTGGTGCATTGGGTGGTAGCAGCGTGCAGGGGATGCAAGGTGGTTATATGGGTGGCTACGGTGGTTCTGGTGGGTATGGGGGTGCTTCTTCAGGAGGCCCTGGAAGACATTACATGGGTCATTAG